Genomic segment of Paenibacillus sp. FSL R5-0912:
GGTCCTTCGCTGCTGAAGCTGATGGGTGCCAAACCTTGGCTAATCTCCAGCTACGCGAGGCAGATGGCGGCTCTTCATTACAGCCTCCATCAGCTTGCAGGCCCGGGTGAAGCTGGAGAACAGAAACAGCGGCTGAAGCAGAATGTTATTGCTGCACCTATGCTTAATATGGAAGAGAAGGCACCTATTCTATCTCAGCTGGAGCTGCTTCCGGACGGGAACAAGCTTTGTCATGGGGATTTCCATCCGGACAATGTGCTGATGGACGGGCAGCTGTGGGTCATTGACTGGATGACTGCCGTTTCGGGAAATCCTGCGGCAGATGCTGCGCGGTCCGTAGTCATGTTCAGTATAGGTGCCATGCCTAAACATGCCTCTTTGTTCACCAAAATGTTCTTAGGCTTCGCCAGAAAGCGGATGACGAGTCAATATACCCGTGAATATGTGAGACTATCAGGGCTATCCCTGGCAGACATTGAAGCTTGGATACTGCCGGTAGCGGCCGCACGGCTGGTAGAGTGGCTTCCGGTACCTGAGAAGGAGCAACTGGTCCGCGAAATCCGCAAACGCCTGAGAGCAATGCCGCCCGCCCAATAATCTTCAAGAGAAAGCAGGTACGCTTATGAGTACATACATTGCACTGCTGCGCGGGATTAATGTCGGCGGCAACAAGTTGATCAAAATGCAGGAGCTTAAGGCAATGTTCGCAGAGCTCCAGTATGAGAATGTACGGACTTATATCCAGAGCGGAAATGTTGTATTTGAGAGTGAAGAGTCTTCCGCCATCCGGCTCTCTGAGGTGATCAGCCAGCGCATTCAGGAGACCTTCGGATTCGGGGTGCCCGTGATCATCCGTTCCCTGGAGGAACTGGAAGCGGTCATTGCCGGCAATCCTTTCCCGCTGACGGAGCCGGAGGAATTCAAACGTCTGTACGTTTCGTTTCTGGACGCTGAGCCTTCGGCTGAGGCGCTGGAGATGATTCGTCCCTATGAGGATGGAGCGGACAGGGTGCGGGTGGTCGGTAAAGAAATGTACACCTACTATGAGGTGAGTGTAAGTGAATCGCCGCTCTTCAAAGTACAGTTCGACAGACTGCTGGGCACAACCCTCACCGCACGCAACTGGAATACCCTTGGTAAGGTGACAGCATTGGCCCGCAAGCCGTAGCTTGAGGATTTCGCACTTTGTGCTTTATTTTATAACCCCGCTTCCGTTATTACGGTGCCGCTCCTGAAGCATGGACGGCGAAGCGGGGCTGTTTGCCGTTCATTTGTATTAGGCCAGTGTTTCAGCAAACATTCAGCCTGATTTCATTATGAGTTAAGGTAAGGATGCAATAATACACCTATACAAAGATAAGGCCGGTCAACAAGGCGTCTTACCGGATGTCAAGAAGAACGGATGGGAGTGGATGAATCAATGAAATTACTGAAAAGGCTGGGTTCAGACGTTGTATTGCTGGGTATTCTGCTGCTGGCGGCGGTTCTGTACGGGTATGGAATCTGGAATGATCAATATGTCAATACGTACTACACTACCGCAGTAGGGAGCATGCTGCAGAGCTTCCATAATTTCTTCTTCGCCTCCCTTGACTCGGCAGGGTCAGTGACTGTCGATAAGCCGCCGGTAACGTTCTGGCTGCAGACATTAAGCGCGCTGATCTTTGGCCTGCATGGCTGGAGTGTCATACTGCCGCAGGCACTGGGCGGTGTAGGCTCTGTATTCATTGTCTATCTGCTTGTGAAGCCTACCTTCGGCCGGGCAGCGGCACGGCTCGCGGCGCTGGCTATGGCGGCTACACCGGTAGCAGCGGCGGTAAGCCGCACGAACAATATTGACGCGCTGCTGGTGTTTACTTTGCTGCTGGGGGCATGGTTTCTGTTCAGAGGCATCAGAATGCACAGGATGGGCAGCTTGCTCGCTGCATTCGGGCTGATTGGTGTAGCCTTCAATGAGAAGATGCTGCAGGCTTATATGGTCGTTCCGGCATTCTATCTGTTCTATATCTTGGCGGCCAAGGTCAACTGGAAGAAGAAAACAGGCACTTTGGCAGCCTGCACCGCAGTGCTGCTGGCCGTTTCGCTCTCATGGGCAGTAGTCGTAGATTCCATTCCTGCGGACAAACGTCCTTATATCGGAAGCAGCGGAACCAACTCTGTACTCAATCTGGCCTTTGGATATAACGGTGTTTCCCGTTTGACCGGTGACCGAGGGACTGGCGGTGGCGGAATGCCAGCAATGAATGGGGAGATGCCTGGATTTGGCAGTGAAATGCCGGCAATGAATGGAGCCGGCGGTTCGTGGGCTGCTGCCGGGCAAGAACAGGTGCAGAGCCAGGATTCTGCGGCCGGGGATGATCAGGGCCGTGGCAACAATGGAGCCGCCCCAGGCCAAGGCGACGGAAGCCGGGAGCCGGCTGCCGGACAGGATGGCGGAATGCAGGGACAAGGTGGCGGAAGAGGGTTTGAAGGAGGTGGTCCCGGGTTTGACGGCGGTGCCGGCGGTCAAGGCGGCCCAGGCGGCCCAGGCGGAATGAATGGCGGAGGCGGGATGTTCAACACAGGTACAGCCGGCCCGCTGCGGTTGTTCCAATCCGAATTATCCGGTCAAGCCAGCTGGCTGCTGCCGTTCGTGTTGTTTGGCTGCATCGGAATTTTTGCCAGCCTTCGCCGCAAGAACTTCACCCGGAAGCATAAGGAGGCCTTGTTCTGGCTCGCCTGGCTGGTGCCGGTGATGGGATTCTTCAGTATCGCAGGATTCTTCCACCAATACTATCTGATCATGATGGCTCCGCCGGTTGCGGCGCTGGCAGGTGCAGGCTGGTCGCAGCTCTGGAGCTATTACAAGGAACGTGCGACCAGGCTGTCCTGGCTGCTTCCCGCAGCGGTACTTGCTACCACGGTACTTGAGGTGTATATCATACATCCTTATGACGATACCATCGGCAGCGGCTGGTCTACCGGTGTTCTGGCAGCGGGCGTTGCAGTATCGGTACTGCTGGTGATCCTGCGGATGCTGAAAGGCACCATAGTTAAGCAGTCTCTGGTGCATGCCGCGGCTGTAACAGGACTTCTCGTGCTGCTGATTGGCCCGCTCTACTGGGCGTTTACACCGATCATATACGGCAATAACAGCATGACTCCGGCAGCCGGCCCGGACAGCAGCGGCTTTGGCGGTATGGGCGGCAGGAATAGTGCTACAGGAATTAATGAGAATCTGCTGGCTTATCTCAAGGAACATAACACCGGTGAGAAATACCTGTTCGCAGCGATGGATTATGGAACAGCTGGTGCTTATATTATCGACGAAGGCGAGTCAGTGGTTATCCTTAACGGATTCAACGCCTCGGATGTACCGTATACAACAGATTCACTGAAGGCATTGGTGGAGAGCGGTCAAGTGAAGTACTTCCTGGTATCCAGCGGCGGTATGGGCGGAGGACGCGGAGGCGGCAGCTCTGAAATTACTTCCTGGATCACTGATAACGGGACTGAGGTTCCTTCCGCAGACTGGCAGGGAACACAGACTGGCGGCAATGGCGGAACATTATACGAAGTAACCCTTAATTAAGTTACTACATCATTTGAGGAGGAGCTGCCCATGAGCACCAAAGTACGCTATTCCATAATTATACCGATGTTCAATGAAGAGGAAGTGATTCAGGAGACGTACCGGCGGATCAAGAAAGTGATGGGAGCTACTGGTGAGTCCTATGAGCTGCTCTTCGTCAATGACGGAAGTACAGACAACTGTGCGCAGATGATCGAGGAGTACAGCTATTGGGATGAAAGTGTCAAGCTGATTGATTTGTCCCGTAATTTCGGCCACCAGATCGCCATCACTGCAGGTATGGATTACTCCCTGGGCGATGCCGTTGTCATTATTGATGCGGATCTGCAGGACCCGCCCGAACTGATCCTCGATATGATTGCCGAATGGAAAAAAGGCTATGAGGTCGTATACGCCAAACGCATCAAACGAAACGGGGAATCGCTGTTCAAAAAGTGGACAGCAGCCCTCTTCTACCGGGTGCTCCGTTATTCAACAGATATCTCTATCCCGGTAGATACCGGCGATTTCCGCCTCATTGACCGCAAGGTCTGCGATGAGCTGAAGCGTCTGCCGGAGAAAAACCGTTTTGTCCGCGGACTGGTAAGCTGGGTGGGCTTTCGCCAGAAGGCGCTCGAATACGAGCGGGAGGAACGTTTGGCCGGAGAAACCAAATATCCGCTGAAGCGCATGATTAAGCTGTCGCTGGACGGTATTACATCCTTCTCGTATAAACCGCTGAAGCTGGCGGGCTATCTCGGAGCCCTGCTGTCCGCATCCGGCTTTTTGTACCTTATGTATGTGCTCTACCTGGCGCTCTTTACGGACGCGGCCGTTAAAGGGTGGGCGTCGATGATCGGCATTACACTAACCTTTAACGGCTTTGTGCTAATTATGCTGGGCGTGCTGGGCGAGTATGTCGGCCGGATCTATGATGAATCCAAGGGACGTCCGCTTTACATTGTACAGGAGTTCTACGGCGGCAGACCGCAGCAAAATACGCAGAAGCACAGAGTAGCCCATCTTGACAAATAATTGAAGGCTGCTCGGGCCGATCACGGCAAGCGAGCCGTGATCGGCCCGAGCAGCTTTTTGCTGCGGCTGAACTCTGGAGCATTCTCGTTAACCCCCAAGCCTCTAAGGCTCAACGCCCCGTTATGGCACCCGGCTCAAGAATCCGACCCGCCCCTCATCCATGGATGAAAGGCGGGTCGTTTAGGCATTGTTTAATGGGATTCTTAATAGTCTGCGTGAATTAAGCCTTTAGCAAGTCATGATCAACATACCGCGCGCCGTTCAGCTCACTGATAATATTAACCGCAACCTTGGCCCCGTCTCCGGCAGTAATAATTGCGTGCACACTTACACCGGCAACTGTTCCTGCTGCCCAGATGCCGTCAATGTTCGTTTTGCCTTCTGCAGTAGCTGCAATAACCGTCTTGATTCTTGGCTCCGTGCCATCCTTGGTTTCCACTCCGGCCTTGGCAGCCAGATCAGTCAGAACCCCTGTAGCCAGAATAACATGCTTGGCCTCATAGGTAGCGCCGCTCTCGGTCTCGATTACGAAGCCTTCACCGCTTGCGCTCAGTCCGGTTGCCTGCTCGGCTACGAGTTCAGCTCCGAATTTCACGGCCTGCTTATGTCCGGTCTCCACAAGGTCGGGTCCGCCGATTTCGCTGATTCCGTAAAAGTTCTCATACCAGCCTCTGCGGGTCATGCCTTTGTCATTGTCGATCAACAGTGTTTTTTTGCCCGCCTTGGCGGCGAACAATGCGGCACTTGCCCCGGCAGGACCGGCGCCGATAATAGCGATTTCGTACATGATGTAACCTCCTAAAAGTTTTGTTAGTAGCTTAGCTTCAGTGAAATCCTTCCGACAAAACTCACTTCGGAAGCTTAAGCTTAAGTTTGCTAGCCTAGCCTCTATGAATGATCTTGATGAAGCATTCTATGAGGGCGGCCCTTTCTTCTGCTAACTATTATATCGTTAATTACAGGTCATTAGCTAATCCGGCAGGCAGGGGAGAGAGACTTGGAAGATTGTGAATTCACCAGGAGTGCTGGTTACAGTAATCTCTCCTTGATGCGCCTCCACGATAGACTTGGTAATGGATAATCCGAGCCCCGAGCCGCCGTATTTTCTGGTGCGGGAAGAATCACTGCGGTAGAACCGGTCGAAGACATGCGGGAGATGTCCGGCAGCGATACCGGAGCCGTTGTCCTTCACAGTCAGAACAGCCACTGTTCCTCTGGCATGCAGCGAGACTTGTATCGCTCCGGATTCCGCATCCGTATGCTGCACGGCGTTATGGAATAGATTAAGAATAACCTGCTTTATTTTGTCAGCATCAACAGGGCCGCTCACGCCATAAGAAATATCGAAGTTCACCTCGCGCTTACCGGCCAGTACCCGCAGCTGCGGCTGCATCTCGTCAATCATCTCACCGAGCAGCAGATTCTTGACCCGCAGCTGCGGAGCACCATCCATACGGGCAAGCAGCAGCAGATCCTCCACCAGTTTGTTGATGCGTTTGGCCTCTCCATGCATGCTGTTGAGTGCGCTATAGAGCTGATCCCGGTTATCGGCCGCTCCCCGGAGCAGTACCTCCAGGAACCCGTATATTGAGGTCAGCGGAGTTCTTAGCTCGTGGGAGGCATCTGCCGCGAACCGGCGCATCTGTTCTTTGGCCTCACGTTCATTGTGAAAAGAAATTTCCAGGCGCTCCAGCATTCCGTTGAAGGACTGGGAGAGCTTGTCGACCTCAAGCTGACCCTGCTCTACAGGGAAGCGCACATCGAGATTGCCGGCGTCGATGCTTTGGGCGGATTCCCCCATATTGGACAAGGGAATCAGCGTTTTGCGCAGTGCGGGCAGGTACAGGAACAGTCCGGCCAGCAGTGCGACTACCGATAACGCGCCAAAAATAAGCAGCTGCTGCATAATTACATCTCTCAGCGGCCCGGTTTCCACGCTCATTTGCAGCAGCATTTTAGTAGTACCCGGTCTGCCGAGGTTCATGAAGACAGCCAGATGCTCGTTGCCGTCTGCTGCCGTAATCAGCCTGTATTTCCCGGTAGCCTTATCGGATGCCTGCTTCAGCAGGCTGTTATATTCCCCGTTGCTCATTCTTGGTGCTGCTGAAGCAGACAGGGTTTCTTCCTGCAGATCCTTGAAGGTGCCGTCTGAGCTGTATATGGCTATCGTAGTATGGGCATCAAGCAGCAGCGGGCGGCGGTCTGCGTAGAACCGCTTGTTGCCAGGGCCCAAGTTGGCGTTATTCCCGGCGCTGTCAGCCCCGCCAGGATTCCCGCTTTGGAGAGGGTTACCCGGGCTTATTGTTCCGCTTACAGCTCCGCCAGGAAAATTGCCCCCCGCACTGTCGTTTAGATCTGCTGCATTTCCCGCAGGATTATTAAGATTAATGTAATAGAATTCGCGCGGCACGGAGCGCATCTGGGTTTCCATAGCTTCCGCGCGGTTGCTGTAAATGAAATTCCGCATCAGAGCATACTGGAGTACCCCGATCAGAATCAGCAATACGGACAGGATTAACAGCGAGGTGGCCAGCAGCTGTTTGCGGAGGGATCGCGGTGCCTGCAGTTTGCTGAAGAAGCCCCGGGTCCGGGCAATCATACAAGGTCCACCCGGTATCCCGCGCCGCGCAAGGTGCGGATAATCCGGTGATCCTTGTCACCAAGCTTCTCCCGGAGGGAACGGATGTAGACCTCAACGATGTTTTCCTCACCGCCGAAATCATATCCCCACACCTTGTCCAGAATCATGGGTTTACTCAGCACCAGCCCGTGGTTAATAACCAGATATTGCAGCAGCTCATATTCTGTGGGCGAGAGCTCCAGCACCTCCTCCTTGTGGCGGATTTCCTTGCGCCGGCCGTCAATCCGGAAGGGGCCGCAGCGCACCTCGCCGAGCAGTCCCGGGAACTGGTTGCGCAGGCGGGCCTGAATCCTGGCCAGCAGCTCGTCGAAGCTGAAGGGCTTGACCATATAATCATCCGCACCGATAGACAGGCCTTTAACCCGGTCATCCACTTCATCCTTGGCGGTAAGCATGATCACAGCCACCTCCGTTTCCTCTGAACGGAGATAGCGGACGACCTCGAAGCCGTCCATGCCGGGCATCATGACATCGAGAATCACGACATGCGGCTTGAACTCTGCGGCTGCAGCGATTGCACCTGCACCATCCGGCGCAGTCTGTACTTCAAATCCTTCGTTCATTAATCCCAGTTCAAGAAACTGGAGGATATGAGGCTCATCATCCACCAGGAGCAATCGGACGCCTTGCGCTGCTTTCATTAGCATTTCCTCCATATTCAGTGATTATAGTGTCCATAGTATGACGCTATCCGTTGAACGTTTGCTGAAAATAGGTCATTGGAGCCAAAGATTGGATTCAGAATTGTCGTTCATGGTTAATCATAATGGTTAAACTAATTATACGGAAATATTAATGTTATTAATAAGGATTATAGTTAGAAATTAAAAGTTTTTGAAGCGGACAATAAAGGGTTTTGACGGCGGGTAGAGAACACTTTACAATAAGGATACAATCCCGGTTTTGAGCGTTTTTTTCTGCTAAACCGGTAGCTTGTCCCGATTCTCTGTTTCCTCCCCCGTTTTAAATCTTATTCATTCCTGTCACACGCATTTCTTATGGTTTGCTTCTTTCCGCTTCAATTCTTTTTGGGTTTCAAGGTGGGATCTACACTACACCGCACCAATCATTCAACCTATTTATTACATGCTTCATTACCCATAAGTCAAGGAGGCTCTTCCATGAAGAAAAAAGAGATGGTAGCCATGCTATTGGCGGGAGGCCAAGGAAAAAGATTGAAGGGATTAACCAAATCGATTGCCAAACCGGCTGTTTATTTCGGAGGAACCTACCGCATTATCGACTTTCCTTTAAGTAATTGCTCGAATTCAGGTATCGACACAGTGGGTGTGCTGACACAGTATGAACCGCTGGTGCTGCATTCGTATATTGGAGTCGGCAGTGACTGGGATTTGAACCGCAAGGACGGCGGGGTGTTTGTATTGCCACCGCATGAACGGGAGAATGGAAGCAGCTGGTACCGGGGCACGGCTGATGCGATTTACCGCAATCTTAAGTTTGTTGATCAATTTGATCCGGAGCATGTACTGATTCTGTCCGGTGACCATATTTACAAGATGGATTATCATGCTATGCTGCAGTACCACAAATCTAAGAACGCCGACTGCACCATCTCGGTCATTGACGTGCCCTTGGAGGAAGCGAGCCGCTTCGGCATACTGAATACGGAAGACGATCTCAAGATTTACGAGTTTGATGAGAAGCCTGCCAAACCTAAGAGCACACTTGCTTCTATGGGTGTATATATTTTTAAATGGGATGTTCTTCGCAAGCATCTGCTTGAGGACGGGGAGAACGCCGGCTCGTCCCATGACTTCGGGAAGGACATCATTCCGCTGATGCTGAATGACGGAGAGTCCCTGTATGCTTATCCTTTCGAAGGCTACTGGAGAGATGTCGGTACTGTAGACAGCCTGTGGGAAGCGAATATGGATCTCCTTAGTGACACTCCTCCGCTGAACCTGAATGATACCAGCTGGAGAATCTTCACCCGTAATCCGAATCAGCCGGCACAATATGTTGCACCGGGAGCCAAGGTGTCCAGCTGCATTATTAACGAAGGCTGCATTGTATACGGCGAGGTTAAGCATTCGGTACTGTTCTATGGGGTAGAAGTGGGCGAAGGCAGCGTGATTACGGATTCTGTAATTATGCCTAAGGTGAAGATCGGCAAGAATGTAAGAATCCACAAAGCCATCATCAGTGAGAGCACAGTCATTGAGGATTATATGGAAATCGGCGTCAACCGGGAGAATGAGGACGAAATTCTGCTGATTGACAAACGCAGCAAAAAAAACAAATCCGTAGCAGCCAAAACCATATAACCACAGAGGGCGGGGGATACCGATGAAAGAGCTTATGGGCGTAATCAATCTGGACCATGAACTGGATAATTTAAATGAACTGACCTATTTCCGCTGCGGGGCAGCGGTCCCGTTCGCCAGCCGCTACCGACTGATCGATTTCGTCTTGTCCAACATGATGCGTGCGGAGCTGGAGAGCGTGGGACTGTTTGTCCGCCGCAAGTACCGCTCGCTGATGGACCATCTCGGCGACGGGAAATCTTGGGACATGAACCGTAAGCACGGTGGCTTGTTCATTCTGCCTCCGGACTGGAATGATCCCACGGACACGTCCCTTGGCGACCTGCAGCATTATCATAACAATCTGGATTTCTTCAAACGGGCTTCTGCGAAGTATATTGTGTTCTCCGGCAGCCAGCATATTAACACAGTTGATCTGCAGGAGGTATACCAATTCCATCTGGAGCAAGGCGCTGATGTGACTATGGTCTATAAACAGATTGATGAGCTCCAGCCGGAGCATGATCCCTGCCTGCGGGTTGAGGTAAATGAAGACCATACAGTAACGAATATTCACCATGAGAAGCATCATCCCAATGTATATCTGGATATTTTTATTATGGAGAAGAAGCTGTTCCTGGAGCAGGTGGAGCATTGCATCGCCCATGGCGAGAGCTATTTCTTCCGCGATGCCATTCAGAAGAACCGCCACAAGTTCAAGATTGCCGCATATGAATACACGGGTTATCATTCCGTTATCAATTCGCTGGAGAGCTACTACAAGAACAGCCTGGAGCTGCTGAAGCAGGAGAACTATTTCGGCCTGTTCAAAGAGAGTCCGGTCCAGACCAAGATTAAATATGAAGCCCCTACCCGTTATCTGGATAGCGCTTCAGTCAGCAATTCACTTATAGCTAACGGCTGTATTATTGCCGGAACTGTAGAGAACAGCGTGATCTTCCGCGGTGTGCAGGTCCGCAAGGGAGCCAAAATCATCAATTCAGTAATCATGCAGAAATGTGTAATTGAAGAAAATGCCGTAATTGAGAATGTCATTATGGACAAAGACGTGCATCTGAGCAAGGAACGGATACTTGTCGGAGACAGCAGACGTCCGTTTGTCATTGCCAAGAGCAGCAAGATATAATATCTGGATCAGGGGAACTGTGCAGTGTGGCAGTTCTTCTGATCCAGTGTTGTAATACGCAATATTTTCCCACAAATACAAGCATCTGTTAGGAGGAACCTGCTGTTGTTCAACGATAAAGAGACTTTCAAACAAGTGTTCCGCGAGAAACTCATCGGGAAATTAGGCAAACCGCTGGAGGAAGCTTCAAACGCCGATATTTACAATATCCTCGGGAATATGATCCGCGAGAATGCCGGCAAGAACTGGGCGGACACCAATCAGAAGTTCAAGATCGATCAGGATAAGCAGGTCTATTATTTCTCCATGGAGTTTCTGATCGGCAGGCTTCTGGGCAATAACCTGCTGAATATGGGTGTGCTGGAGGTTGTCCGTGAAGGTCTCTCGGAGCTGGGCTTCTGCCTGCAGGATATCGAGGAGGTTGAAGCGGATGCAGGGCTGGGCAATGGCGGTCTGGGCCGTCTGGCCGCATGTTTCCTCGATTCGCTCGCCTCACTGCAATATGCAGGGCATGGCTGCGGCATCCGCTATAAATACGGCCTGTTCGAGCAGAAGATTGTAGACGGATATCAGGTAGAGCTGCCGGACTACTGGCTGCAGAATGATAATGTGTGGGAAGTCCGCCGTGAAGACAAACAGGTGGAAGTGCATTTCTGGGGACATGTGGATACCCGCTGGGAGAACGATGAGCTGTTCTTTGAGCATAAGGACTATGAAGCCGTGAGAGCCGTTCCGTATGACATTCCTGTTATCGGGGCAGACCGCAGGCATGTGAATACACTGCGCAACTGGAGTGCAGAGTCGATCACGCAGCCTTCGAGAGTATTCGGTGCGCTAGGGGGGACAGATTATCACAAGTTCCTGGAGTACAAGCGCTCCGTAGAATCAATCTCTGAATTCCTGTATCCGGACGATTCACAATACGAAGGCAAGCTTCTCCGCCTGAAACAGCAATATTTCCTGTGTAGTGCAGGACTGCAGAGTATTC
This window contains:
- a CDS encoding sensor histidine kinase, whose amino-acid sequence is MIARTRGFFSKLQAPRSLRKQLLATSLLILSVLLILIGVLQYALMRNFIYSNRAEAMETQMRSVPREFYYINLNNPAGNAADLNDSAGGNFPGGAVSGTISPGNPLQSGNPGGADSAGNNANLGPGNKRFYADRRPLLLDAHTTIAIYSSDGTFKDLQEETLSASAAPRMSNGEYNSLLKQASDKATGKYRLITAADGNEHLAVFMNLGRPGTTKMLLQMSVETGPLRDVIMQQLLIFGALSVVALLAGLFLYLPALRKTLIPLSNMGESAQSIDAGNLDVRFPVEQGQLEVDKLSQSFNGMLERLEISFHNEREAKEQMRRFAADASHELRTPLTSIYGFLEVLLRGAADNRDQLYSALNSMHGEAKRINKLVEDLLLLARMDGAPQLRVKNLLLGEMIDEMQPQLRVLAGKREVNFDISYGVSGPVDADKIKQVILNLFHNAVQHTDAESGAIQVSLHARGTVAVLTVKDNGSGIAAGHLPHVFDRFYRSDSSRTRKYGGSGLGLSITKSIVEAHQGEITVTSTPGEFTIFQVSLPCLPD
- a CDS encoding DUF1697 domain-containing protein codes for the protein MSTYIALLRGINVGGNKLIKMQELKAMFAELQYENVRTYIQSGNVVFESEESSAIRLSEVISQRIQETFGFGVPVIIRSLEELEAVIAGNPFPLTEPEEFKRLYVSFLDAEPSAEALEMIRPYEDGADRVRVVGKEMYTYYEVSVSESPLFKVQFDRLLGTTLTARNWNTLGKVTALARKP
- a CDS encoding response regulator transcription factor — its product is MKAAQGVRLLLVDDEPHILQFLELGLMNEGFEVQTAPDGAGAIAAAAEFKPHVVILDVMMPGMDGFEVVRYLRSEETEVAVIMLTAKDEVDDRVKGLSIGADDYMVKPFSFDELLARIQARLRNQFPGLLGEVRCGPFRIDGRRKEIRHKEEVLELSPTEYELLQYLVINHGLVLSKPMILDKVWGYDFGGEENIVEVYIRSLREKLGDKDHRIIRTLRGAGYRVDLV
- the glgD gene encoding glucose-1-phosphate adenylyltransferase subunit GlgD; translation: MKELMGVINLDHELDNLNELTYFRCGAAVPFASRYRLIDFVLSNMMRAELESVGLFVRRKYRSLMDHLGDGKSWDMNRKHGGLFILPPDWNDPTDTSLGDLQHYHNNLDFFKRASAKYIVFSGSQHINTVDLQEVYQFHLEQGADVTMVYKQIDELQPEHDPCLRVEVNEDHTVTNIHHEKHHPNVYLDIFIMEKKLFLEQVEHCIAHGESYFFRDAIQKNRHKFKIAAYEYTGYHSVINSLESYYKNSLELLKQENYFGLFKESPVQTKIKYEAPTRYLDSASVSNSLIANGCIIAGTVENSVIFRGVQVRKGAKIINSVIMQKCVIEENAVIENVIMDKDVHLSKERILVGDSRRPFVIAKSSKI
- a CDS encoding glycosyltransferase family 2 protein, encoding MSTKVRYSIIIPMFNEEEVIQETYRRIKKVMGATGESYELLFVNDGSTDNCAQMIEEYSYWDESVKLIDLSRNFGHQIAITAGMDYSLGDAVVIIDADLQDPPELILDMIAEWKKGYEVVYAKRIKRNGESLFKKWTAALFYRVLRYSTDISIPVDTGDFRLIDRKVCDELKRLPEKNRFVRGLVSWVGFRQKALEYEREERLAGETKYPLKRMIKLSLDGITSFSYKPLKLAGYLGALLSASGFLYLMYVLYLALFTDAAVKGWASMIGITLTFNGFVLIMLGVLGEYVGRIYDESKGRPLYIVQEFYGGRPQQNTQKHRVAHLDK
- a CDS encoding FAD-dependent oxidoreductase; translated protein: MYEIAIIGAGPAGASAALFAAKAGKKTLLIDNDKGMTRRGWYENFYGISEIGGPDLVETGHKQAVKFGAELVAEQATGLSASGEGFVIETESGATYEAKHVILATGVLTDLAAKAGVETKDGTEPRIKTVIAATAEGKTNIDGIWAAGTVAGVSVHAIITAGDGAKVAVNIISELNGARYVDHDLLKA
- a CDS encoding ArnT family glycosyltransferase gives rise to the protein MKLLKRLGSDVVLLGILLLAAVLYGYGIWNDQYVNTYYTTAVGSMLQSFHNFFFASLDSAGSVTVDKPPVTFWLQTLSALIFGLHGWSVILPQALGGVGSVFIVYLLVKPTFGRAAARLAALAMAATPVAAAVSRTNNIDALLVFTLLLGAWFLFRGIRMHRMGSLLAAFGLIGVAFNEKMLQAYMVVPAFYLFYILAAKVNWKKKTGTLAACTAVLLAVSLSWAVVVDSIPADKRPYIGSSGTNSVLNLAFGYNGVSRLTGDRGTGGGGMPAMNGEMPGFGSEMPAMNGAGGSWAAAGQEQVQSQDSAAGDDQGRGNNGAAPGQGDGSREPAAGQDGGMQGQGGGRGFEGGGPGFDGGAGGQGGPGGPGGMNGGGGMFNTGTAGPLRLFQSELSGQASWLLPFVLFGCIGIFASLRRKNFTRKHKEALFWLAWLVPVMGFFSIAGFFHQYYLIMMAPPVAALAGAGWSQLWSYYKERATRLSWLLPAAVLATTVLEVYIIHPYDDTIGSGWSTGVLAAGVAVSVLLVILRMLKGTIVKQSLVHAAAVTGLLVLLIGPLYWAFTPIIYGNNSMTPAAGPDSSGFGGMGGRNSATGINENLLAYLKEHNTGEKYLFAAMDYGTAGAYIIDEGESVVILNGFNASDVPYTTDSLKALVESGQVKYFLVSSGGMGGGRGGGSSEITSWITDNGTEVPSADWQGTQTGGNGGTLYEVTLN
- a CDS encoding glucose-1-phosphate adenylyltransferase translates to MKKKEMVAMLLAGGQGKRLKGLTKSIAKPAVYFGGTYRIIDFPLSNCSNSGIDTVGVLTQYEPLVLHSYIGVGSDWDLNRKDGGVFVLPPHERENGSSWYRGTADAIYRNLKFVDQFDPEHVLILSGDHIYKMDYHAMLQYHKSKNADCTISVIDVPLEEASRFGILNTEDDLKIYEFDEKPAKPKSTLASMGVYIFKWDVLRKHLLEDGENAGSSHDFGKDIIPLMLNDGESLYAYPFEGYWRDVGTVDSLWEANMDLLSDTPPLNLNDTSWRIFTRNPNQPAQYVAPGAKVSSCIINEGCIVYGEVKHSVLFYGVEVGEGSVITDSVIMPKVKIGKNVRIHKAIISESTVIEDYMEIGVNRENEDEILLIDKRSKKNKSVAAKTI
- a CDS encoding phosphotransferase family protein, whose protein sequence is MLGKIIGKGRTAEVMEYGEGRILKLYLDEVPEHHVDWEYDISTYVFEQGVRTPQPVELVAEEGRKGIVFQQIHGPSLLKLMGAKPWLISSYARQMAALHYSLHQLAGPGEAGEQKQRLKQNVIAAPMLNMEEKAPILSQLELLPDGNKLCHGDFHPDNVLMDGQLWVIDWMTAVSGNPAADAARSVVMFSIGAMPKHASLFTKMFLGFARKRMTSQYTREYVRLSGLSLADIEAWILPVAAARLVEWLPVPEKEQLVREIRKRLRAMPPAQ